The Deinococcus sonorensis KR-87 genome includes a window with the following:
- a CDS encoding NADP-dependent oxidoreductase — translation MTTSREVQLVARPQGAPRPTDFRLTEQPLPEPQDGQLLVENLYLTVDPYMRGRMNDVKSYTPPFALNETMTGGAVGRVRVSRAEGVQAGEYVLHDQGWRTHAVLDARRARVIRPLPGVPLSAYLGVLGMPGLTAYAGLLRVAAFQPGDAVFVSGAAGAVGSAVGQIARLKGASRVVGSAGSADKVRHLTDVLGFDAAFSYRDGPVGRQLREAAPDGLDVYFDNVGGEHLEAAISSLKPGGRAAICGMISQYNSTEPPVAPRNLAQMIGKQLTLRGFLVTPHYDLYDTFVQEVGGWIQAGQLHYDETVVDGIEAAPGAFIGLLEGQNTGKMIVRLEGQA, via the coding sequence ATGACGACCTCACGTGAAGTTCAGCTGGTGGCCCGCCCGCAGGGAGCGCCGCGCCCCACCGATTTCCGCCTCACTGAGCAGCCGCTGCCGGAGCCGCAGGACGGGCAGCTGCTGGTGGAGAACCTGTACCTGACGGTGGACCCGTACATGCGCGGCCGCATGAACGACGTCAAGAGCTACACCCCGCCGTTCGCGCTGAACGAGACCATGACCGGCGGCGCCGTGGGGCGGGTGCGGGTGTCGCGGGCGGAGGGCGTGCAGGCCGGCGAGTACGTGCTGCACGACCAGGGCTGGCGCACGCACGCGGTGCTGGATGCCCGGCGCGCGCGGGTGATCCGACCGCTGCCGGGCGTGCCGCTCAGCGCCTACCTGGGCGTGCTGGGCATGCCGGGCCTGACCGCCTACGCCGGGCTGCTGCGGGTGGCGGCCTTCCAGCCGGGCGACGCGGTGTTCGTGTCGGGGGCGGCGGGCGCGGTGGGCAGCGCGGTGGGCCAGATCGCGCGGCTGAAGGGGGCTTCGCGGGTGGTGGGCAGTGCCGGCTCCGCCGACAAGGTGCGGCACCTGACCGACGTGCTGGGGTTCGACGCCGCCTTCAGCTACCGGGACGGTCCGGTGGGGCGGCAGCTGCGCGAGGCGGCCCCGGACGGCCTCGACGTGTACTTCGACAACGTGGGCGGCGAGCATCTGGAGGCGGCCATCTCGTCGCTGAAGCCGGGTGGCCGGGCGGCCATCTGCGGCATGATCAGCCAGTACAACAGCACCGAGCCGCCGGTCGCGCCGCGCAACCTCGCCCAGATGATCGGCAAGCAGCTGACCCTGCGCGGCTTTCTGGTCACGCCGCACTACGACCTGTACGACACGTTTGTGCAGGAGGTGGGCGGCTGGATTCAGGCGGGGCAGCTGCACTACGACGAGACGGTCGTGGACGGCATCGAGGCGGCGCCGGGCGCGTTTATCGGGCTGCTGGAGGGCCAGAACACCGGCAAGATGATCGTGCGGCTGGAAGGGCAGGCTTAA
- a CDS encoding ABC transporter ATP-binding protein — protein sequence MIRVSHLVKTFSRRQGGLFSRSVQTRAIDDLSFTVAAGEMVGYLGPNGAGKSTTIKVLTGLLVPTSGEVQVNGLVPWQERRRYVAGIGAVFGQRTTLWWDLPVAESLALLQHVYRIPAARYRQNLAAFTELLELGPFLQTPVRSLSLGQRMRADLAAALLHDPPLLFLDEPTIGLDVVARERIREFVREVNRERGVTVLLTTHDLSDVQRLCPRVMIIDGGRRLYDGALEELQRRFGGERQLVVDYQEPPLRPEVEGATLLSVDGPRVVYGFRDLGAAELIARVTRQAAVRDLRVLEPDIEATVRTIYEQRLLHREH from the coding sequence ATGATCCGCGTGTCTCACCTCGTCAAGACCTTCAGCCGCCGGCAGGGGGGCCTGTTCTCCCGGTCAGTTCAGACCCGCGCCATCGACGACCTGAGCTTCACGGTGGCGGCCGGCGAGATGGTCGGCTACCTGGGGCCCAACGGCGCCGGCAAGAGCACCACCATCAAGGTGCTGACCGGGCTGCTGGTGCCCACCAGCGGCGAGGTGCAGGTAAACGGGCTGGTGCCGTGGCAGGAGCGGCGGCGCTACGTGGCCGGGATCGGGGCGGTGTTCGGGCAGCGCACCACCCTGTGGTGGGATCTGCCGGTGGCCGAGTCGCTGGCGTTGCTGCAGCACGTGTACCGCATTCCGGCAGCCCGCTACCGCCAGAACCTCGCCGCCTTCACCGAGCTGCTGGAGCTGGGCCCGTTCCTGCAGACCCCGGTGCGCTCGCTGAGCCTGGGGCAGCGGATGCGCGCCGATCTGGCGGCCGCGCTGCTGCACGACCCGCCGCTGCTGTTCCTGGACGAGCCGACCATCGGGCTGGACGTGGTGGCCCGCGAGCGCATCCGTGAGTTTGTGCGCGAGGTGAACCGCGAGCGCGGCGTGACGGTGCTGCTCACCACCCACGACCTCTCGGACGTGCAGCGGCTGTGCCCCAGGGTCATGATCATCGACGGCGGGCGGCGGCTGTACGACGGAGCCCTGGAGGAGCTGCAGCGGCGCTTCGGGGGCGAGCGGCAGCTGGTGGTGGACTATCAGGAACCGCCGCTCCGGCCCGAGGTGGAGGGCGCCACGCTGCTGAGCGTGGACGGCCCGCGCGTGGTGTACGGCTTCCGCGATCTGGGTGCCGCCGAGCTGATCGCCCGCGTGACCCGGCAGGCGGCGGTGCGCGACCTGCGGGTGCTGGAGCCGGACATCGAGGCGACGGTGCGGACCATCTACGAGCAGCGGCTGCTGCACCGTGAGCACTGA
- a CDS encoding ABC transporter permease, translating to MASVVLYLRLIRAQVRSQLSYPLAFALDVAATVLLTLTEFAAFALVMQRFPRLGGWTLGEVALLYGLAELGFALMDLVFGGFDAPNLDTLIRQGRLDTLLLRPAPLTMQVFGSEFALRRVGRMVLAGGILLLALHLHPVMWSPLKLLLLLLSVLGLVLFFGGLFIVGGTLTFWTQGSLEAMNILTYGGKALISYPLTIYDEWLRRAALLVPVGLLSYPPALRLLDRPFPAGLPGWTAWLSPVIGVAMLLLGLRFWRFGLRRYQGAGA from the coding sequence GTGGCTAGCGTGGTGCTGTACCTGCGGCTGATCCGGGCGCAGGTGCGCTCGCAGCTCAGCTACCCGCTGGCCTTCGCGCTGGACGTGGCGGCCACCGTGCTGCTGACCCTGACCGAGTTCGCCGCCTTCGCGCTGGTGATGCAGCGCTTTCCCCGGTTAGGCGGCTGGACGCTGGGCGAGGTGGCGCTGCTGTATGGGCTGGCCGAGCTGGGCTTTGCGCTGATGGATCTGGTGTTCGGCGGGTTCGACGCCCCCAACCTGGACACCCTGATTCGGCAGGGCCGGCTGGACACGCTGCTGCTGCGCCCGGCCCCGCTGACGATGCAGGTGTTCGGCTCGGAGTTCGCGCTGCGGCGGGTGGGCCGGATGGTGCTGGCGGGCGGCATCCTGCTGCTGGCGCTGCACCTGCACCCGGTGATGTGGAGTCCGCTGAAGCTGCTGCTGCTGCTGCTGAGCGTGCTGGGGCTGGTGCTGTTCTTCGGCGGGCTGTTCATCGTCGGCGGCACCCTGACCTTCTGGACCCAGGGCAGCCTGGAAGCGATGAACATCCTGACCTACGGGGGCAAGGCCCTGATCAGCTATCCGCTCACCATCTACGACGAGTGGCTGCGCCGCGCCGCCTTGCTGGTGCCGGTGGGCCTGCTCAGCTACCCGCCGGCCCTGCGGCTGCTGGACCGGCCGTTTCCGGCAGGCCTGCCCGGCTGGACCGCGTGGCTGTCTCCCGTGATCGGCGTGGCGATGCTGCTGCTGGGGCTGCGCTTCTGGCGCTTCGGGCTGCGCCGCTACCAGGGGGCCGGCGCGTGA
- a CDS encoding ABC transporter permease gives MHSGLLVSELRLFWEIARRSFRRQLTYRRAAVAGLLTNLFFGVLRVSVLLALLQGREVAGFDAPAAITYTGLTQALIMVMSLFGWYELMQTVHRGEVASDLLRPTDYFLLWLAQDAGRAASQLLMRAAPTLLLYSLLFQLRWPATPGAWLRVLAALLLGWLTSFGFRFLLNLSAFWSPNALGIGRLGFTVLMFASGFLLPLNLFPEWVQRVCWLTPFPSMMQAIVDLWTGAASGPAALRLLTVQLGWALGLLLLSRVVLARATRRLVVLGG, from the coding sequence ATGCATTCCGGCCTCCTTGTCTCTGAACTGCGGCTGTTCTGGGAAATTGCCCGGCGCAGTTTCCGGCGGCAGCTGACCTACCGCCGGGCCGCCGTGGCCGGGCTGCTCACCAACCTGTTCTTCGGGGTGCTGCGCGTCAGCGTGCTGCTGGCGCTGCTGCAGGGCCGCGAGGTGGCGGGCTTCGACGCCCCGGCGGCCATCACCTACACCGGGCTGACCCAGGCGCTGATCATGGTGATGAGCCTCTTTGGCTGGTACGAGCTGATGCAGACGGTTCACCGGGGCGAGGTGGCCAGCGACCTGCTGCGGCCCACCGACTACTTCCTGCTGTGGCTGGCCCAGGACGCGGGCCGGGCCGCGTCGCAGCTGCTGATGCGCGCCGCCCCGACGCTGCTGCTGTACAGCCTGCTGTTTCAGCTGCGCTGGCCCGCCACGCCCGGCGCGTGGCTGCGGGTGCTGGCGGCGCTGCTGCTCGGCTGGCTCACCAGCTTCGGCTTCCGCTTCCTGCTGAACCTGTCGGCCTTCTGGTCGCCCAACGCGCTGGGCATCGGGCGGCTGGGCTTCACCGTGCTGATGTTTGCCTCGGGGTTCCTGCTGCCGCTGAACCTGTTTCCCGAGTGGGTGCAGCGGGTCTGCTGGCTGACCCCCTTTCCCAGCATGATGCAGGCCATCGTGGACCTCTGGACCGGCGCGGCCAGCGGGCCGGCCGCGCTGCGGCTGCTGACGGTCCAGCTCGGCTGGGCGCTCGGGCTGCTGCTGCTGTCGCGGGTGGTGCTGGCCCGCGCCACCCGGCGGCTGGTGGTGCTGGGTGGCTAG
- the rlmB gene encoding 23S rRNA (guanosine(2251)-2'-O)-methyltransferase RlmB, whose product MLLYGRNPVLEALKAGLVQELLVARGVEEALVKELKGYDVRLKFAARIELDQIAGTTDHQGVIAEVEDLAWATVDDILDRAEQRGEQLLIVLLDGITDPRNFGAIIRSAEVLGAHGVVVEERRSAPLSATVAKAAAGATSFLPVAQTKNLPRLIDQLKAENVWVYGAAGEAAQPLARLDFDRPLALVIGAEGEGMRRLVREKCDELVSIPVRGQVQSLNASVAAGILIHHAVSSRVAR is encoded by the coding sequence ATGTTGCTCTACGGAAGAAACCCGGTGCTCGAAGCGCTCAAGGCCGGGCTGGTGCAGGAACTGCTGGTGGCCCGGGGCGTCGAGGAGGCGCTGGTCAAGGAGCTGAAGGGCTATGACGTGCGCCTGAAGTTCGCCGCGCGCATCGAGCTGGACCAGATCGCCGGCACCACCGATCACCAGGGGGTCATCGCGGAGGTCGAGGACCTGGCGTGGGCCACGGTGGACGACATCCTGGACCGGGCCGAGCAGCGCGGCGAGCAGCTGCTGATCGTGCTGCTGGACGGCATCACCGACCCGCGCAACTTCGGGGCCATCATCCGCTCGGCGGAGGTGCTGGGTGCGCACGGCGTGGTGGTGGAGGAGCGCCGCAGCGCCCCGCTGTCGGCCACAGTCGCCAAGGCGGCGGCCGGCGCCACCAGCTTCCTGCCGGTGGCCCAGACCAAGAACCTGCCCCGGCTGATCGACCAGCTGAAGGCCGAGAACGTGTGGGTGTACGGGGCGGCGGGCGAAGCCGCCCAGCCGCTGGCCCGGCTGGACTTTGACCGCCCGCTGGCCCTGGTGATCGGCGCCGAGGGCGAGGGCATGCGGCGGCTGGTGCGCGAGAAGTGCGACGAGCTGGTGAGCATTCCGGTGCGCGGGCAGGTGCAGAGCCTGAACGCCTCGGTGGCCGCCGGCATTCTGATTCACCACGCCGTGTCCAGCCGGGTGGCCCGGTGA
- a CDS encoding aldose 1-epimerase, whose protein sequence is MNTLRIHNEHWRLEVLPELGASVLNLSSASGRPVLRHVDVKDVQTSSQCASFTLMPYSNRIRDARFRFEGREVQLRPSQPGGHTVQHGDVRNRPWRVQPVSGTHLVGLFDSRDCADINWPWAFTARIEYVLHGPHLDMALTLTNVSGEPMPAGMGLHPYFARWQDDTDPTVQFQAGGVYHVDDTLMPTEAAQDVPPELDFSSARSIGPAQLDRVYGSWDGVARLAWGERSVTLTADAAFSHLVLFTAPDGSLAMEPVTHATDAFNLAARGVHGTDMRVLQSGEALSGAVRLTLDGPW, encoded by the coding sequence GTGAACACCCTGCGCATCCACAACGAGCACTGGCGGCTGGAGGTGCTGCCGGAACTGGGCGCCAGCGTGCTGAACCTGTCGTCGGCCTCGGGGCGCCCGGTGCTGCGCCACGTGGACGTGAAGGACGTGCAGACCAGCAGCCAGTGCGCCAGCTTCACGCTGATGCCGTACAGCAACCGCATCCGCGACGCCCGCTTCCGTTTCGAGGGCCGCGAGGTGCAGCTGCGGCCCAGCCAGCCGGGTGGCCACACGGTACAGCACGGCGACGTCCGCAATCGGCCCTGGCGGGTGCAGCCGGTCAGCGGCACCCATCTGGTGGGCCTCTTCGACAGCCGCGACTGCGCGGACATCAACTGGCCCTGGGCCTTCACCGCCCGGATCGAATACGTGCTGCACGGCCCGCACCTGGACATGGCCCTGACGCTCACCAATGTCTCGGGCGAGCCGATGCCGGCCGGGATGGGCCTGCACCCGTACTTTGCCCGCTGGCAGGACGACACCGACCCCACCGTGCAGTTCCAGGCGGGCGGGGTGTACCACGTGGACGACACCCTGATGCCCACCGAAGCGGCCCAGGACGTGCCGCCGGAACTGGACTTTTCCAGCGCCCGGTCCATCGGCCCGGCGCAGCTGGACCGGGTGTACGGCAGCTGGGACGGGGTGGCGCGGCTCGCCTGGGGCGAGCGGTCCGTCACGCTGACCGCCGACGCCGCCTTTTCGCATCTGGTGCTGTTCACCGCCCCTGACGGCAGCCTGGCGATGGAGCCGGTCACGCACGCCACCGACGCCTTCAATCTGGCGGCCCGGGGCGTGCACGGCACCGACATGCGGGTGCTGCAGAGCGGTGAGGCCCTCTCCGGCGCGGTGCGGCTCACGCTGGACGGCCCATGGTAA
- the yedA gene encoding drug/metabolite exporter YedA yields MVTSGQNAQTPAPPLTTSILLALAAVYVVWGSTYFGIKLAIGTLPPLGMLGLRFLLAGLLLYPVLRLRGVPNPTPAQWGWSAAVGLLLLGGGTGLVTLAERQASSSVAAMLIAVSPLFASLFGRLWGERTSGREWLGIGVGLVGIVLLNVGELHATPLAAVLLVLAPLCWTFGSQWSRRLDLPSGLMGSAAEMLTGGAVLMLLSTLTGEHWRQPSATSLWALAYLVVFGSIVAYSAYMYLVAHTRPALATSYAYVNPLVAVLLGLGLGGEHLGAYGWTGLVVITLGVLLVVWPAQKPAA; encoded by the coding sequence ATGGTAACGAGCGGTCAGAACGCCCAGACCCCGGCCCCGCCGCTCACCACCAGCATCCTGCTGGCGCTGGCCGCCGTGTATGTGGTGTGGGGCAGCACCTACTTCGGCATCAAGCTGGCCATCGGCACGCTGCCGCCGCTGGGCATGCTGGGCCTACGCTTTCTGCTGGCCGGCCTGCTCCTGTATCCGGTGCTGCGGCTGCGTGGCGTCCCGAACCCCACCCCGGCGCAGTGGGGCTGGAGCGCGGCGGTGGGCCTGCTGCTGCTGGGCGGCGGCACCGGGCTGGTCACGCTGGCGGAGCGGCAGGCCAGCAGCAGCGTGGCGGCCATGCTGATTGCGGTCAGTCCGCTGTTCGCCAGCCTGTTCGGGCGGCTGTGGGGCGAGCGCACCTCGGGGCGCGAGTGGCTGGGCATCGGGGTGGGACTGGTCGGCATTGTGCTGCTGAACGTGGGTGAGCTGCACGCCACCCCGCTGGCGGCGGTGCTGCTGGTGCTGGCCCCGCTGTGCTGGACCTTCGGGAGTCAGTGGTCGCGGCGCCTGGACCTGCCCAGCGGCCTGATGGGGAGCGCCGCCGAGATGCTGACGGGGGGCGCGGTGCTGATGCTGCTGAGCACGCTGACCGGCGAGCACTGGCGCCAGCCCAGCGCCACCAGCCTGTGGGCGCTGGCCTACCTGGTGGTGTTCGGGAGCATCGTGGCCTACAGCGCCTACATGTATCTGGTGGCGCACACCCGCCCGGCGCTGGCCACCAGCTACGCCTACGTCAACCCGCTGGTGGCGGTGCTGCTGGGCCTGGGGCTGGGCGGCGAGCACCTGGGCGCCTACGGCTGGACCGGACTGGTGGTCATCACGCTGGGTGTGCTGCTGGTGGTGTGGCCGGCCCAGAAACCGGCGGCATGA
- a CDS encoding antibiotic biosynthesis monooxygenase — protein MTRPAELQDPVTIVVRRRVRAGQEAAYETWLGALSSELAHFSGHLGLGVIRPAPGERNYTMVVRFTDFDSAEAWEHSAERARCLAEVEPLLDGETTIDKQPGLEFWFTPPGSPTLRQPPRWKMVLLTVLALYPTSLLVNLTLGPLLGHLPLVVRVLFQSLLIVPTMTYLVMPLITRGFAAWLSPPAPTQA, from the coding sequence ATGACCCGCCCCGCTGAGCTGCAGGACCCGGTGACCATCGTGGTGCGGCGGCGGGTGCGGGCCGGCCAGGAGGCCGCCTACGAGACGTGGCTGGGCGCGCTGTCCAGCGAACTGGCGCACTTTTCCGGCCATCTGGGCCTGGGCGTCATCCGGCCGGCCCCCGGCGAGCGCAACTACACCATGGTGGTGCGCTTCACCGACTTCGACAGCGCCGAGGCCTGGGAACACTCGGCCGAGCGCGCCCGCTGCCTGGCCGAGGTGGAGCCGCTGCTGGACGGCGAAACCACCATCGACAAGCAGCCGGGGCTGGAGTTCTGGTTCACCCCGCCGGGCAGCCCCACCCTGCGCCAGCCGCCGCGCTGGAAGATGGTGCTGCTGACCGTGCTGGCCCTATACCCCACCAGCCTGCTGGTGAACCTGACGCTGGGACCGCTGCTGGGCCACCTGCCGCTGGTGGTGCGGGTGCTGTTCCAGTCGCTGCTGATCGTGCCGACCATGACCTATCTGGTGATGCCGCTGATCACGCGCGGGTTTGCCGCGTGGCTGTCCCCGCCGGCCCCTACCCAAGCCTGA
- the rpmH gene encoding 50S ribosomal protein L34 produces MKRTYQPNVRKRAKTHGFRIRMKTKSGRNVLQRRRAKGRHRLTV; encoded by the coding sequence ATGAAGCGTACCTACCAGCCCAACGTCCGCAAGCGGGCCAAGACCCACGGCTTCCGCATCCGCATGAAGACCAAGAGTGGCCGCAACGTCCTGCAGCGCCGCCGCGCCAAGGGCCGTCACCGCCTGACCGTCTGA
- the rnpA gene encoding ribonuclease P protein component → MRGDREFRKVRTHGQMVRHRLFGLRITDYRPRYGEQWRPRAIIGIVVSKKTLKRAVDRNRVRRRVREALRTLPTLPPCRAILTPNADVLRVPFAELQTALAASLGRAELKGAARGRNRTPDRRVSEAVKPTSPGQP, encoded by the coding sequence TTGCGTGGCGACCGCGAATTCCGCAAGGTCCGCACCCACGGCCAGATGGTGCGCCACCGGCTGTTCGGGCTGCGCATCACCGATTACCGCCCCCGCTACGGTGAGCAGTGGCGGCCACGCGCCATCATCGGGATCGTGGTGTCCAAGAAGACCCTGAAGCGGGCCGTGGACCGCAACCGCGTGCGCCGCCGGGTGCGCGAGGCGCTGCGGACCTTGCCGACCCTGCCGCCCTGCCGCGCCATCCTGACGCCCAACGCCGACGTGCTGCGGGTGCCGTTCGCTGAGCTGCAGACGGCGCTGGCGGCCTCGCTGGGCCGCGCCGAGCTCAAGGGCGCGGCCAGGGGACGCAACCGGACGCCCGACCGCCGCGTATCGGAGGCTGTGAAGCCCACCAGCCCAGGACAGCCATGA
- the yidD gene encoding membrane protein insertion efficiency factor YidD gives MSSLPARMLVQAVRGYQRQLSPLKPAPTCRFTPTCSQYAVEAIERHGAVRGGLLAAWRVARCNPLNPGGYDPVPPAPLPRKEQS, from the coding sequence ATGAGCAGTCTGCCGGCCCGGATGCTGGTGCAGGCGGTGCGCGGGTATCAGCGGCAGCTGTCGCCGCTCAAGCCCGCGCCCACCTGCCGGTTCACCCCCACCTGCAGTCAGTATGCTGTAGAGGCCATCGAGCGGCACGGCGCCGTGCGGGGCGGCCTGCTGGCCGCCTGGCGGGTGGCGCGCTGCAACCCGCTCAACCCCGGCGGCTACGACCCGGTGCCGCCCGCCCCTCTTCCCAGGAAAGAACAGTCATGA
- the yidC gene encoding membrane protein insertase YidC gives MTKLLKSLLALASLAALGTAGANVTPEWIQADFNGDGQKDAIYTSNLADIVFNPQGEVIGWYVKVQPGKAIIKRTTNKQTNAVGYDFSALQKAGNGVASNLVGQDGGKALEVRIPGVTGAKTAEPMQLATDIPHNRLTATFRYSQGAATVTKAVVLHPRQFNVQATFNVTGASGYSVNFAGLSRNADPAVKAAAQGGQLQSGQTQVQNIQYAAMQDAINHGFLGLGSNSYTASALIVRPQSGTTANVSTTTGQKAALSLTGLSGESRFDVYGGKNELIHLYQEGYTKLPGVFEPNLFGQISLLVVKFMEWLYSFLGNWGLVILVLTVVLRLAIWPLMQTQGRTTAKMQMVQPLLKEAQEKYKDNPQQLQAETMRLYRENNVNPAGCLSMFVPFPILIALYSTIRNFEFDQGLGWIPDLSIPDPLYILAALYVLANLLQLYVSTRKTPQMFKQQSFIYLIFAYFAITFPAGVTMYWIISTLIGAGQQFLINKQVEAHMAGGLQRVERVAGPRAAKTVDASASKSTPARTTVVKPLKPSKPATDKK, from the coding sequence ATGACCAAATTGCTGAAATCCCTGCTGGCGCTGGCCAGTCTCGCTGCGCTCGGTACTGCCGGCGCCAACGTCACGCCTGAGTGGATTCAGGCCGATTTCAACGGCGATGGCCAGAAGGACGCCATCTACACCAGCAACCTGGCGGACATCGTGTTCAACCCGCAGGGTGAGGTGATCGGCTGGTACGTCAAGGTGCAGCCGGGCAAGGCCATCATCAAGCGGACCACCAACAAGCAGACCAACGCGGTCGGCTACGACTTCAGCGCGCTGCAGAAAGCCGGCAACGGCGTGGCGTCCAACCTGGTGGGTCAGGACGGCGGCAAGGCGCTGGAGGTGCGGATTCCCGGCGTCACGGGCGCCAAGACCGCTGAGCCGATGCAGCTGGCCACCGACATCCCCCACAACCGCCTGACCGCCACCTTCCGCTACAGCCAGGGGGCTGCCACGGTCACCAAGGCGGTGGTGCTGCACCCCCGTCAGTTCAACGTGCAGGCCACCTTCAACGTGACCGGGGCCAGCGGCTACAGCGTGAACTTCGCGGGCCTGAGCCGCAACGCCGACCCGGCCGTGAAGGCCGCGGCCCAGGGCGGCCAGCTGCAGAGCGGCCAGACCCAGGTGCAGAACATTCAGTACGCGGCCATGCAGGACGCCATCAACCACGGCTTCCTGGGGCTGGGCAGCAACTCCTACACGGCCAGCGCGCTGATCGTGCGGCCCCAGAGCGGCACGACCGCGAACGTCAGCACCACCACCGGCCAGAAGGCGGCCCTGTCGCTGACCGGCCTGAGCGGTGAGAGCAGATTTGACGTGTACGGCGGCAAGAACGAGCTGATCCACCTGTATCAGGAGGGCTACACCAAGCTGCCGGGCGTGTTCGAGCCGAACCTGTTCGGCCAGATCAGCCTGCTGGTGGTGAAGTTCATGGAGTGGCTGTACAGCTTCCTGGGCAACTGGGGGCTGGTGATCCTGGTGCTGACGGTGGTGCTGCGGCTGGCCATCTGGCCGCTGATGCAGACGCAGGGCCGCACCACCGCCAAGATGCAGATGGTGCAGCCGCTGCTGAAGGAAGCCCAGGAGAAGTACAAGGACAATCCGCAGCAGCTGCAGGCCGAGACGATGCGGCTGTACCGCGAGAACAACGTCAACCCGGCCGGCTGCCTGAGCATGTTCGTGCCGTTCCCGATCCTGATCGCGCTGTACTCCACCATCCGCAACTTCGAGTTCGATCAGGGGCTCGGCTGGATTCCGGACCTGAGCATCCCGGACCCGCTGTACATCCTGGCGGCGCTGTACGTGCTGGCCAACCTGCTGCAGCTGTACGTCAGCACCCGCAAGACCCCGCAGATGTTCAAGCAGCAGTCGTTCATCTACCTGATCTTCGCGTACTTCGCCATCACCTTCCCGGCCGGCGTGACCATGTACTGGATCATCAGCACCCTGATCGGCGCCGGGCAGCAGTTCCTGATCAACAAGCAGGTGGAGGCGCACATGGCCGGCGGCCTGCAGCGGGTGGAGCGCGTGGCCGGACCGCGCGCCGCCAAGACGGTGGACGCCAGCGCCAGCAAGAGCACGCCGGCGCGGACCACCGTGGTCAAGCCGCTCAAGCCCAGCAAGCCCGCCACGGACAAGAAGTAA
- a CDS encoding type 1 glutamine amidotransferase domain-containing protein, producing MTQQGNSVSGKRVAILATDGFEQVELTGPKEALDQAGAQTTIVSLKPGSIQGMNGDTELGDTFPVDQTVEQVSANDFDALLLPGGVANPDKLRTNKQAVALVKAFYDSGKPIAAICHGPWTLVEADVVRGLQVTSWPSLQTDLRNAGASWVDETVVTDRGVVTSRNPQDIPNFNRKMLEEFAEGDHSQKRQQS from the coding sequence ATGACACAGCAAGGCAACTCCGTGAGCGGCAAGCGGGTCGCGATTCTGGCAACCGACGGCTTTGAACAGGTGGAACTGACCGGCCCCAAAGAGGCCCTGGACCAGGCGGGCGCCCAGACGACCATCGTGAGTCTGAAGCCCGGCAGCATTCAGGGCATGAACGGCGACACCGAGCTGGGCGACACCTTCCCGGTGGACCAGACGGTGGAACAGGTCAGCGCGAATGACTTCGACGCGCTGCTACTGCCGGGCGGCGTGGCCAACCCGGACAAACTGCGGACCAACAAGCAGGCGGTGGCGCTGGTGAAGGCGTTCTATGACAGCGGCAAGCCGATTGCGGCCATCTGCCACGGCCCCTGGACGCTGGTGGAGGCGGACGTGGTGCGCGGCCTCCAGGTGACCAGCTGGCCCAGCCTGCAGACCGACCTGCGGAACGCCGGGGCCAGCTGGGTGGACGAGACGGTCGTCACGGACCGGGGCGTGGTGACCAGCCGCAACCCGCAGGACATTCCCAACTTCAATCGCAAGATGCTGGAGGAGTTCGCGGAAGGCGACCACAGCCAGAAGCGCCAGCAGAGCTGA
- a CDS encoding response regulator transcription factor: protein MIRVLLADDHALFRQGLRSLLESEGMRVIGEAANGREAIRYAADTHPDVILMDIQMPELDGVKATQSILEIDPQARVIMITMYRQDRYVFEAVKAGARGYILKDADANTLLDAIRRVAGGEALLDPEMAQNVLDDFRDKREVLPTEKHADLNERETTILKLLAQGFSNQDIAMRLDISEKTVRNRLSEIFTKLQLNNRTQAALYALREGIANLE from the coding sequence ATGATCCGTGTGCTGCTTGCCGATGACCACGCCCTGTTCCGCCAGGGTCTGCGAAGCCTGCTGGAGTCGGAGGGGATGCGCGTGATCGGTGAGGCCGCCAACGGCCGGGAAGCGATCCGCTACGCCGCCGACACCCACCCCGACGTGATCCTGATGGACATCCAGATGCCGGAGCTGGACGGCGTGAAGGCCACCCAGAGCATCCTGGAGATCGATCCGCAGGCGCGCGTCATCATGATCACCATGTACCGCCAGGACCGCTACGTCTTTGAGGCGGTCAAGGCGGGCGCGCGCGGCTACATCCTCAAGGACGCCGACGCCAACACGCTGCTGGACGCGATCCGGCGGGTGGCGGGCGGCGAGGCGCTGCTGGACCCGGAGATGGCCCAGAACGTGCTGGACGACTTCCGGGACAAGCGCGAGGTGCTGCCCACCGAGAAGCACGCCGACCTGAACGAGCGCGAGACCACCATCCTGAAGCTGCTGGCCCAGGGCTTCTCCAATCAGGACATCGCCATGCGGCTGGACATCTCGGAGAAGACGGTGCGCAACCGGCTCTCGGAAATCTTCACCAAGCTGCAGCTGAACAACCGCACCCAGGCGGCGCTGTACGCGCTGCGCGAGGGCATCGCCAACCTTGAGTAG